The genome window AGTTGGGTTATCATGACCTTCATTGACTTCCATCATCATTAATAATCTTTGGAAGATAGTCTATGATTTATTTCATGAGCACTCTCTGCAACATtccatttatttgatttatatataaCTCATACAATAAAAAGATCAATGTTATACTAATATGTACTCAATATTGACACCTTCTATTAAATAagattactatttcatatcttaGGTAATATGTCTACATTCATACATCAAACTTATTTGGACTTTAGTCATAACCAAAGTTAATTAGCTCAATGAACCATTTTCAGCCATTACCAAATTATTTCCTATGGTCATGTCTGGACGTTGGAATGGAGATTTTAGAATGGAAATAGGAATCAAAAATTCATTAGTGTGGAAATTAAATTCCACTCTCATTAATTaggattttgattcttttttttcatatggTGTATGTATTAAGATTCACCTTAGAGATGACAACGAGACCGTTTGAGACTCTCACCCCTATCCCAACCTCATTCTgtttatttatacatatttcCAACttctcaaaatatatatatacatatttaaatGACAGGATTTATATAGAAAATTCTCATACCCATTTTGCCtaccccatttaattttttaaaattttttgtttgtaaaatttaaattttattaaaaataaatataaattataaataaagaaatattataaacaattataatttatttttatgaaagtaatattttatttatgttaaaaagtTGCAAGagaaatcaacaaaaataattttttatttaaaattatgtgtAATCAGGATGGAGCGAGACAAAATCATACCCAAACCATCACgagtttttaaaaagttttcaaaCTCAATCTCAATTGGTTTATCTTTATCTCAGACCCttcccattaggggcggggaAGTACCTAAAAAAGggcccattgccatccctaattCGCCTCCATTCTCATCCTATTTCCATTTATATTCACACATATTAAAAGCACACTAAATTctataccatttttttattattagaagGATTTATCATAGGCTTTTCCAGGTAATAGAAATTGTGAGTCAGTTCAAAGGAATGCATCCCTTGATTCCCAAGCTACTAAGTAATAGGATTCAGAAATTCATGTCATTGGATTTCACTAGGAAACTTCGACTAATTTTCTGTTCTATTATTTAAATGCTAAAGAGATAAGTTTTGAGACATGACTCGGGTGGCAAGACGTAGACTAGAAGTGAGGAAATTTCAAATAagatctaataaaaaaaaaagtctcatgGTTGGGCCTCTGCGTCATCAAAAACAGAAAATCCCACCTAATTTCAACTACTAgacatttcaaaattaatttcaatcattaaataagtaaaaaaaaaaaaaaaaacttatcataGATTAACAAAAAAGAATTGTATTCATGTTCTGCATTCCTCCTATTATAGCAGAGCCCATATCAATTGggctttgattttgttttgggCCTAAAAGGGAGCCCAGTTTTAAATCAACCCAGTCAAAGGGAGACTTATgtatgaaatttggaaattggattATGAAATTACGTaacataatttttatgaattggATCAATTGAATGAATGTGAGTAAAGGGATCCATGGATGAAGATAGAAAAGTAGATTTCTACTCGTAACTAAATCttcaattttaagtttatttgtattttgtaaAGGGGCGATTGAAGCAAACTAGCTAATAAAGGATGTCTTTAGTTTACTAGAGACATCGAAATATTGTTTTACCTTTATGGAAACAATATGTTTTTCCTCAAGATTCTCTCAAATTGAAATAGAGAACAAAGCAACCAGAAAGATTCTTATAATCATCCTGTTCTAGAGGGATCATCTAGAAAACCAATCGTTTCGAATATATTCAAGCAGAAAAAATGACATAGATGTTATgaatcgatttttttttttttcatttcattgatGTCTTAAATCTGGAAATTTATCCATCCTCCATAAAGGAGCCGAATGAAACCAAAGTTTTATAGATGGGTCTATGCGGTTAACTGAGGAAGGAACCTTTGAGTGCACGTGACAGAGTTTGTTTGGTGATGGGCAAATTATACAATTGATTACGACATTTGACATTTGGGGTTTCCCGAAATGGATGCTATCCAATTGCACAAATTGGATAATACACGGCTGATGGGCGTTGCCGTTCCGCTCCACTCTTTCTTCTCCATTCAAAGCCTATCCATATGATAATTCAATACAGGAACCGACCAACAACCCAAGCATCATGTCGGTATCTTTGCTTCCAAGCAAAATAATTATCATCAGACATAGctttacttaaattttttaaccaaaaaaaaaaaaaaaattattgtatggTAGTTAAAAAAGGTTAACTTCTTTGGATGAGCCAACATTTATATCATCTCTCACCAACTTTAAGTGAGCCAAGAGGCCCTTTTCCCATGTGAGCTATTAATGAAAGGAAAATGCTATGGTACCACAATGGTACCTCTCATAGTGATACCTAAGAAATTAGGAATTCCTTGTATATGATAAGATCAAATAATGAAAGGACGGatgaataaaactttttataaagatataaacaaaaaaaaccaaagatgTTTATTAAAATCAAGCCTCCACCTCGGGCGAAACCATCCAACCTGATGACTCAGATAAGAAGAAATAAAACATGTCCGACAAAAAGTTAAACATCACAAACCTAGAATAAAGAGAAAAcctataaaaagtaaaaatcatCTTCTTAGTACCCTTAAAAACCATAATgtaattgatgaaatttaaaaacatataaatgatTTGACATAATTGATGGTAGATTTTcgataaatactaaaaaaagcATATTTCGATACTACAAGTATATTAAGACATTAACGAAATAATCATCTTTTCCTCTTATTTGTGGATACCCATCTTTTCATTTCTCTGATCTTAGATGGGCAACCATTCATTTGCTAAGGATTAGGTCCCTTTCAAGATGGGAAAGCTCTTATTTCACTCCTGGAAAAACACATACTGGGAATTCAAAGCAGCTTAATTATAGAAGGAAAAACAGCCTGTAAAGCCAAGCACTAGCATATAGTTGTTTTCAGaggaagaaaagagagagagagagagagagaaacatgATGGGTATGTTCAATTGAAACTGAACAAACAGAGACAACAAGAAGAAAGCAGAGAAAAGCCAAATGCAAAAGCCTTGGTTTTTCATAGCTCAGTGACTGACTCTACAAGGACACTTTCAAGAATGGCGTGCTGATGCCCATCTGGTCTTCTACCCAACCTTGTGGTGATTGATGTGGAATCCACCCACCATTTTTGTTAATAGATGTCataattgtttcttttctgtTGGGTTTTTCATCTTAATTTACaatggtaaattttttttttttccctctatgTATACCATTTTTCACTTTTAGGACATAGGATTCTTTGACAAGTACTTCCACAAAGGTTTGAGGTATGTGATTACTTTAACTCATTGTGATAGATCCCAGCATATCTCAGTTTTGATTGGTGTTTCTCTACCTAAGAGACAACAGCAGACAAGTCTTTTCCATATGGAAcagatgaaaattttctttttctccaaaCAGGTACGGTCTTTCTATGTAGtatttttcaaagtaattttttatttttaaaaataaattttatcctATACTGTAATTGTTTTTCAtactaaaaagtaaaaacaggTCTAATAACTTTTCAGTAGAAGATAGTTTtctgaaattttgttttgaaagtaagatattttctaagaatgtGTTTTAATTACTTTCcatctttttcactttttttttttaatgcgtaaggggtatttttaaaaataattatacaaatattaagagtaattgaaaatgaaatattatgaataaaaattctttaaaaaaaatatttgaaaactcaaaaaattaaattaacaacatttcaagtttttaaataaatttttgttttataaaatgtgaaaaaactattttttgaaattgtttttattacATGTTGCATTTAAAACATTGTCAAACATTGTCAAACATTGTATGAAGTTTTGTCtataagacattttttttattaatttttgtaaaaaatatcaAGTATTCAAACTTtcgataaaaaaaaaccaattacgATTTAGGTAATTTTACTAGATTTATTTACTATGCTCAACTTTTTCATTATAATCCCttaatcttttaaatattaCCTTTTTTTATAAACCATTTAAGGGTATGCTtgattcaatatatttttttatttgattttattataaataaaaaaaatataaatgaaattagaataatatataaaaataatttactgtctttaaaaaaaaattcttttttttttttctgcccaAAAACATAATTTAGTAAAAGTTTTAGAAAGGGTTGCAAATTGAGAAGGGTCATTCTGTAAAGTAACGAAAAGGGGTTGGAGTGGCATGTGGAGGAATCAGTacccaaaaatttaaaaataaaaagataaaaaaataaaaaataaaagtagtaGATCCATATGCGGGGCAAGTGGCGTAGTTGCATGGCCCATTCCCAATATATTTGTCTCTTTCGCTTTGGACTCGAATCTACGCACGCTCTCCATTCACCCCACGCTCCTTTCCGGTTTCCGCCTCTATTAAATAAGATGCTCCTCttggaatatttttttccattttctttttttctttttttattcccctttaaaaaaatggtGTGATGTCAGCAAGTGTATCCAcgtcatttaattttttaaaaattttagtttaagtAGATTGGaatatttccttcatttttttttaccttgaaatatcttttacaaaaatattttgaagttttaatagaaaaattatatgtaattaagatagtatgattaatttttttaaataaaaaatcaacaaaaagacTAAGACACGTGTGGATGACATCTTGTGAATAACATTCAAGGaaataaatggagaaaaaagagaagaaaatcgttttttttctttcctttttaactttattttatactgaaattaataataaaagttttaaattgttaataaattatttatgggAAAAAtgtaaagtaaataaattatttagatatgatttttttttataaagattaaataatataatatatataattttttaacttgattataattagatttaatttttttattgaaacacCAAAGATAAGGAAGAAATGGAATTCAAATagaattaaatgtatttataaattaaacaaatattaaaagaataaaaataataatatttttatataaatataatgattcaattaaaatatactattttttaaaattgattaaaaattaaagtataaaaaagtttttattaactaaattttgaaataagataagtcttttaaaaaaaaaattcaaaaaccctttttcttttatttagggtaaaatcttaaaaaaaatcatattgaatttcaatcattgaaaattaattaatttaatgattgaaaaaatggaaaaaatgtaaaatattaatttaagtttGATGGACCAAATGGAGGGTGGCTACCACGTCCTATGAACCTTCCTTTAGTAAATGGAATTTTTGGTCTCATCCTTGTCTTTTACAAGGATGACGTGGAGAAAACTGATTGGTGGTGGAGCAAAAAGCCCAAAGTTGCGGACCTCACATGATGATCCCCTCGTGTGGACCGAATCGCTGCGTTGTATCGCAGAAGGGACGAGGACAAGCCGAACACGAATCTCCACGACCAAAAGGCATAAATCAACGGTGATTAGATCGCATCATATAATATATGCATCAACACAGAAACATTCCCCAAAtgcctctctctttctctctctagtttcTCTGTCTATGAATATTCAGCAAACTTAACTCTTTATCTTCCTTTTCCATCCTCTCCTCCGTCGCTCTCTCTGGTTGCTCCATCCTCTGTTTGGAGGACCTTGACCCACCTCCGCAGGCCCAGCTCAGGTCACTTCTCTCTCtggattcttttatttcatGGGTTTGTTTATGTGTTGGTTTGATTGGATCTGAAACCCCCCTCGTTTGATCTGTGTGTATCAGGTGGCGTTGCCCAGATCTTTGATTTGTGGAGGATGATGAAGGGTTGTGCCATGGAGCAGAGCAGTACGTACGCGGCCTGTGAGGAGATGATCATGATGATGGGTTCCGTCTCCGTCGTTTGCCCCAAGCCTCGTCGCCTTGGCCTCTTCAACAACGACCACATCCCACCCCGGAGATGGCACATGCagtatgttttcctttttttttcttttgccgAGAAATTCTTTGTTTTCTCCGGAGAAAATACCCTTTTAGTGAttggattaattaattttagtttttcttgtTTGCCGAACACCAGTCATGATGATTCCAAGGATGGGTCGGAGCTTCTTGACATCATTCTCGCCAAGGTATTGTTCTGTTCCACTTCTCTTTTGTGGGTTCCGTTCAACGATGATGTCTCTATTCTCACTACGATTCTTCTTCTCATTACAGGGATCCGAAAGATCGGGCCACCAGGTGGCTTCATCTCCACCATATTTTTGTGGGTCACCGCCGAGCAGAGCTTCGAATCCCGTAATCCAAGACGCCCAATTCGGGAACGAAAAGGTCACACCCTTCTCTCGGGCGCCGTCACCAGCCCGCAAACCCGCTGGAGGAGGagggggaggaggaggaggtgggGCCGGTGGTGTGAGAATGATGAAATTCGGATCCAAGCCGGCGGCGGTGAGGATTGAAGGGTTCGACTGCCTGGGCAGAGATGGGCAAAGCCGCAGCATATCAGCCGTGGCATAGGCCCCCCTGAAACCAAAGTTTTGGAAAATGCAGAGGAACTAATGGTAGAAATTATGTGTATGTATATACAGTTGAATTGAATTGGTTTTgaagacatatatatataatataaatatttatatatatatttgtggaATATTGAGTtgatgaaagagagagaggagtgttaattttgaagaataaggagATAGGGAGGAAAGGGAGAGACTAAGAGGTCTTTCCCTTACTAGGGTTTTGATTGGAGTCTGGTGGAGAGAGAAAGAGCCTGCCCTCTGTCTCTTTCTCTGTCTTTGTTGTGTGTGTCTGTAATTTTACTCACTCTGGTCCTTCATTGTAATTGTAATTTGAGGTGAAGGGGGAAGGAGAATGGAGATGAAGCTGGGTcttcttgtaattttgctactTTATTCCGGGGTCTTTTGGACCTTAAATAATTCTGTAAAGAAGCACGTGCTGTGcctattgtaaatattttatatatttattttattttggtggGTGTTAGGTTATTATGAATTtgacttttattttcaaataacaaattTGATTTCGTGTCTTTGAAAAGTGGAGCAAATATGACATCATGGCAGATTTGggaaattaaagaaattgaatgataaaaataatattatttgcatgCCTCAGGGCAAAGCCGCCTCCTGTGGAGGTTAGACTTGGGACAGGGAGTGGAAGACAAAATAATTGGAAGGATGATGAATTGTCCACTGTAGTGTCTACAGTATACAGGTGGCCTTGAGTTGGACTTAAGCTTTAAAGATGACAGCTGCTGATCTCACCAACTCCCTACTTTTCGCGCTTGAATTCTCTCTCATTCTTCATTGCTTCCTTCCTACCTCTCATCCTCTGCCCCTGCTTTCTGCTTAGttcttttctttaaattcaAGTCACCGCGgttcgctctctctctctctctctctattttcgCCTTTTCCCTAGAGCGTTTGGCTACGGCAAAAAAGACGTATCCATTGCAATGAACGGCATGGGCTCAGTCGTCTGGTGGGCATGACTTTTCAAGATTTTTAGTCATATCCACCAGCAGGCTGAACCCATGTCGTGCTGCCCATAGTGGGCTAGTTTGTAGGTGTTAATGGGCTAGCCGCTAGCCTTGTTCTTAAACAGTATAAAGACTTTGGGCTCAAGAAAATCCGATAgtgaaggacaaatttgcaaaCTTGTTCATTGTATGACATGACATCATAGATTTTCTCAGTTCTTGAAATGACAACCAGACAGATTAGAGTAATTAACtgcaaaaaataattttcttagcTCGTGATCGGATACAGTTcctatttgttatttttaaaaatataaaatagttatgtttttaaaaaaacacttttaacctaagtagtgtttttaaaaaattaccaattgtttgagaaaatttagaaaacatttttaaaattttaaaaaattacttataaggttaaaaattacttataatgactttttaagaaacatttaataaattttttttgtaaaaatacttctaaaaaagcactttcattaaaaagtaaaaacatttcaaattgaGACATTATTAAAGGCATTGTAAGAGTCTTtttaagaaaacacttttagcttaaatagtatttttgaaaaaaaaattgtttagtcaaatttaaaaaatatttttaaaattttgaaaaattagttataatattaaaaaattatttataatatttttttaaaaaatacttaataaataattttcttaaaaatatactaaaagaATACACATTTACTAAGAATGTATTTGAccgtgattttagaaagtgttaaTAATccttttaatgtttgaaaaataaaaaaatttaaatattaaaaaaactaaaaacaattcataaaatcactatcaaaacGCACTCTAAAACCTTTTGAACAAAATAAAGTACTTAAAATTAAGCTTTTCAAGGTGTAGCCAACAAAGCACTTGTTCTATCTTCTCAACACTTTTATAAGGTCACGCCATATTATGGTATCATTACTTTGTATTAAACTTTCATTTCATCATTTTGCATTTTGATCAAATTCTTTTATGTTTGATCCTATTTAGTTACGGGTAAACTAAAAAGCCTTACAAATTGAAAGTTTTGAATTTCCACTAACAAATAACAATCAATCTCTTttttttaggctatgtttaATTATCATAAAATTTGAGCGCAAATGTGAgacaaagaaaatagagaggaaaaattgaacgaaataaaaagtgaagaaaaaaaaaatagatttaaagttaaaaattatttttatatattgctttaaatttatttcatttattttcctttattatataaatattaaataaatttaaaatgcatgaattttaactaattttaattctaattaattttctttcaccATTTTCTATaatgatgagaaaataatttttgttagcattttttctttccttaatactttcttgaaaccaaacataaccttaaggcTATATCAAAGTTaagtccataaatttttttataattataaaagaataatgatATCTTTAAACATACTTGATTACTTTATTGGATTCATTTTCTACCCTCCATGATATATagaaatttctattaaaaactttcaaaattttttatacaaaagaAGCAAATGTGTATGTCTATTGGGAAGTGAGACCGAAAAGGGTCTATTTATTGTTGATGAGCCCTTTGCTTATAAGTGTAGTAGTTTACAGagtgtttggtaatgattttggGAAGTATTTGTGGgatctttaatatttaaaaaat of Vitis vinifera cultivar Pinot Noir 40024 chromosome 17, ASM3070453v1 contains these proteins:
- the LOC100262793 gene encoding uncharacterized protein LOC100262793 isoform X2 → MMKGCAMEQSSTYAACEEMIMMMGSVSVVCPKPRRLGLFNNDHIPPRRWHMHHDDSKDGSELLDIILAKGSERSGHQVASSPPYFCGSPPSRASNPVIQDAQFGNEKVTPFSRAPSPARKPAGGGGGGGGGGAGGVRMMKFGSKPAAVRIEGFDCLGRDGQSRSISAVA
- the LOC100262793 gene encoding uncharacterized protein LOC100262793 isoform X1, whose amino-acid sequence is MMKGCAMEQSSTYAACEEMIMMMGSVSVVCPKPRRLGLFNNDHIPPRRWHMHHDDSKDGSELLDIILAKVLFCSTSLLWVPFNDDVSILTTILLLITGIRKIGPPGGFISTIFLWVTAEQSFESRNPRRPIRERKGHTLLSGAVTSPQTRWRRRGRRRRWGRWCENDEIRIQAGGGED